In the Amphiura filiformis unplaced genomic scaffold, Afil_fr2py scaffold_37, whole genome shotgun sequence genome, one interval contains:
- the LOC140144019 gene encoding uncharacterized protein yields MIHAQRHDLDTDCELVWIELSVVGSKPILVGSFYRPPSSPIEDLNMLRTSLARVKVDNYSNVWLGGDFNLGDIIWETQSVRPGSQKGPMCRDLIDIANDCGFEQVVEGPTRGKNTLDLLFVKNPSLVVKSGLLPGISDHDGIPVVSIHSKPSTVKQKPRKIFLYNKANIDELKADINEISSDFKSGNVSETDANALWIIFSSDFKSGNVSETDANALWIIFKTRLLQAVDKHVPSKMVRKRNYTPWINQTLKRLHKRKQRAYNRARKSNSQEDWESFKELRRKIKKATRKAYRGYIRDKCLESSKQFWSFIKSLKNDSSGIPALKDAHGGLVTCNRQKAELLNCQYQKQFTQERLEDLPTEPESNIPSMPNITIREEGVCKLLSDLNPFKATGPDEISPWVLKTAAKELSPALTVLFQLTLDSGVVPEDWLCANITPIYKKGIKQTLQITVL; encoded by the coding sequence ATGATCCACGCCCAGAGACATGATTTAGATACCGATTGCGAACTGGTGTGGATTGAGCTTAGCGTTGTAGGATCCAAGCCCATCTTAGTAGGGTCCTTTTACCGGCCACCCAGTTCACCAATCGAGGATCTGAACATGCTCAGAACTTCTCTGGCCAGGGTTAAGGTTGACAATTACAGTAATGTATGGCTTGGAGGTGACTTCAATCTTGGCGATATCATATGGGAGACTCAATCAGTTCGCCCGGGCTCACAAAAAGGCCCCATGTGTAGAGATCTCATAGATATTGCGAATGATTGCGGTTTCGAACAAGTCGTGGAGGGTCCCACGAGGGGTAAAAATACCCTGGATTTGTTATTTGTGAAAAATCCATCCCTGGTGGTTAAATCTGGACTCTTACCGGGCATAAGCGACCATGACGGGATCCCGGTTGTTAGTATTCATTCCAAACCATCCACTGTCAAGCAAAAGCCTAGGAAAATTTTCCTCTATAACAAGGCTAACATTGATGAGCTGAAAGCTGACATAAATGAAATCAGTAGTGATTTCAAGAGTGGTAACGTTTCTGAAACTGATGCAAATGCTCTCTGGATCATTTTCAGTAGTGATTTCAAGAGTGGTAACGTTTCTGAAACTGATGCAAATGCTCTCTGGATCATTTTCAAAACTAGATTGTTGCAGGCAGTGGATAAACATGTGCCATCAAAAATGGTGCGGAAAAGAAATTACACACCATGGATCAATCAAACATTAAAACGCCTACACAAACGTAAGCAAAGGGCGTATAACAGAGCAAGAAAAAGTAACAGTCAAGAAGACTGGGAGAGTTTTAAAGAACTTAGGAGGAAAATAAAAAAGGCAACTAGGAAAGCATACAGGGGATACATAAGAGATAAGTGTCTAGAATCATCAAAACAATTCTGGAGCttcatcaaatcattgaaaaatgaTTCGTCAGGTATACCAGCATTAAAAGATGCGCACGGTGGTCTAGTGACATGTAACAGACAAAAAGCTGAACTCCTAAACTGTCAATACCAAAAGCAATTCACACAGGAGAGACTTGAGGACCTACCAACAGAGCCAGAGAGCAACATTCCATCAATGCCTAACATAACCATCAGAGAAGAAGGGGTCTGTAAGTTGTTGTCTGACCTCAACCCTTTCAAAGCTACAGGTCCAGATGAGATCTCTCCGTGGGTGTTAAAGACGGCGGCAAAAGAACTCAGTCCAGCGCTAACAGTGTTATTCCAATTAACATTGGATTCGGGCGTTGTGCCAGAAGATTGGTTGTGTGCCAACATCACCCCTATTTATAAAAAGGGGATAAAACAGACCCTGCAAATTACCGTTCTGTAA